One genomic region from Kineobactrum salinum encodes:
- a CDS encoding sodium:solute symporter has product MLTQLDWLIIGSYLLFLVLFALYLSRQQSSRADYYVGGRSIGAWPVAISVLATQCSTNSILGAPAFVAFAAGGGLVWLQYELALPLAMIVLILLVIPLFRQLQLVSVYAWLERRFDLNTRLLLSGLFLLVRASATAVTVYSIAIVIDLILGTGFFWAVVLLGGFTVVYDVLGGIRGVIYSDVLQMVILVFMLALLLYLLADASGGLGAMLEAASPERRRALDFSHHGFGDGETFAFWPMLFGGFFLYLAYYGCDQSQVQRIISTRDIDTSNRALLINGVLRFPLVALYCLVGLGIAVYADGAPDFVGSLPQRNGAPEYNLAVPQYMLASLPPGLVGLGMVALFAAAMSSLDSVLNSLSATTMEDFIVRFRRRDLSHRQELLVSRLVTVFWGLFTLGMSFYVGDIAPTVLEAINKIGSLANGPILAVFALGMLVPRATGSGACTGLLAGVVGNACLWQFAPAVSWLWWNLIGFAVTAMVGILFSGRGAVDESGLNLHPREILAQQARLNWRRRSYGLLLWFLLLLGVLLALGQ; this is encoded by the coding sequence TTGTTGACCCAACTGGACTGGCTGATTATTGGCAGTTATCTGCTGTTTCTGGTCCTGTTCGCGCTGTATCTGTCGCGGCAGCAGAGCAGCCGTGCCGATTACTACGTGGGCGGGAGAAGTATTGGCGCGTGGCCAGTTGCGATCTCGGTGCTGGCCACGCAGTGTTCGACCAACAGCATTCTTGGAGCACCGGCCTTCGTGGCCTTCGCCGCCGGCGGCGGCCTGGTCTGGCTACAGTACGAGCTGGCCCTGCCGCTGGCAATGATCGTGCTGATCCTGCTGGTGATACCGCTGTTTCGCCAGTTGCAGCTGGTATCCGTGTATGCCTGGCTGGAACGGCGCTTCGATCTCAACACCCGGTTGCTGCTCAGCGGCCTGTTCCTGCTTGTTCGCGCCAGCGCTACCGCGGTAACGGTCTACAGCATTGCCATCGTCATCGACCTGATCCTGGGGACCGGTTTTTTCTGGGCGGTAGTGCTGCTGGGCGGCTTTACCGTGGTCTACGACGTGCTGGGCGGCATTCGCGGCGTGATCTACAGCGACGTGCTGCAGATGGTGATTCTGGTATTCATGCTGGCCCTGCTGCTGTACCTGCTGGCGGACGCCAGCGGTGGTCTGGGTGCGATGCTGGAGGCAGCCTCGCCGGAGCGGCGCCGGGCCCTGGATTTCAGTCACCATGGCTTCGGCGACGGCGAGACTTTCGCGTTCTGGCCCATGCTGTTCGGCGGCTTCTTTCTCTATCTGGCCTACTACGGCTGCGACCAGAGTCAGGTGCAGCGCATTATCAGCACCCGGGATATCGACACCAGCAACCGCGCCCTGCTGATCAACGGCGTACTGCGCTTTCCGCTGGTGGCGCTGTATTGCCTGGTGGGGCTGGGGATTGCAGTCTATGCCGACGGTGCCCCGGACTTCGTCGGCAGCCTGCCGCAACGCAACGGCGCGCCGGAATACAACCTGGCCGTGCCCCAGTACATGCTCGCCAGCCTGCCACCGGGGCTGGTGGGACTCGGGATGGTAGCGCTGTTCGCGGCTGCGATGTCGTCGCTGGATTCGGTCCTGAACTCGCTCAGCGCCACCACCATGGAGGACTTCATCGTCCGCTTTCGCAGGCGCGATCTGAGCCACCGGCAGGAGTTGCTGGTCTCGCGTCTGGTCACAGTATTCTGGGGCCTGTTCACGCTGGGCATGTCGTTCTACGTCGGCGACATCGCCCCCACGGTGCTGGAAGCCATCAACAAGATAGGCTCGCTGGCCAACGGCCCCATCCTGGCGGTGTTCGCCCTGGGCATGCTGGTGCCGCGCGCCACCGGTAGCGGCGCCTGCACGGGCCTGCTGGCCGGGGTGGTGGGCAATGCCTGTCTGTGGCAATTTGCCCCGGCGGTCTCCTGGCTGTGGTGGAACCTGATCGGCTTCGCGGTGACCGCGATGGTGGGAATACTGTTCAGTGGCCGCGGCGCGGTAGACGAATCCGGGTTGAACCTGCATCCGCGCGAGATACTCGCGCAACAGGCGCGGCTGAATTGGCGCCGGCGCAGCTACGGTCTGTTGCTGTGGTTCCTGTTGCTGCTCGGCGTGTTGCTGGCCCTGGGCCAGTGA